The following are from one region of the Amia ocellicauda isolate fAmiCal2 chromosome 1, fAmiCal2.hap1, whole genome shotgun sequence genome:
- the LOC136765381 gene encoding claudin-20 — protein MASTGMQIFAFILALLGVFGATVATLLPNWKVSADVGSNIITAISQMQGLWMDCTWYSTGMFSCTLKYSVLSLPAYLQTARTTMVLCCVLATLGICLSSVGLKCTHWGGGRQAKRHTAIAGGVCLILAGFLCLIPASWFTNEVITSFLDSSVPESNKFEPGGAVYVAFVSSGFLFVGGSIFCTSCSRKQPGPQISPPNKQQQQQQCSSASEPLDNKVGYSLQDYV, from the coding sequence ATGGCTTCTACCGGCATGCAAATCTTTGCCTTCATCCTGGCGCTGCTGGGAGTTTTCGGGGCCACGGTGGCCACCCTGCTGCCCAACTGGAAAGTGAGCGCGGACGTGGGCTCCAATATCATCACTGCCATCTCTCAGATGCAGGGGCTGTGGATGGACTGCACTTGGTACAGCACTGGGATGTTCAGCTGCACCCTCAAGTACTCCGTGCTGTCCTTGCCTGCTTACCTGCAGACCGCCCGCACCACTATGGTCCTGTGCTGCGTCCTGGCCACGCTGGGCATCTGTCTGTCCTCCGTGGGGTTAAAGTGCACCCACTGGGGTGGCGGGAGGCAAGCCAAGAGGCACACTGCCATCGCCGGGGGGGTTTGCCTCATCCTTGCCGGATTCCTCTGCCTGATCCCAGCCTCCTGGTTCACCAACGAGGTCATCACCAGCTTCCTGGACTCCTCCGTTCCCGAGAGTAATAAGTTTGAGCCCGGGGGGGCGGTGTATGTGGCTTTTGTGTCCTCGGGATTCCTCTTCGTTGGGGGGTCGATCTTTTGCACGTCCTGCTCCAGGAAGCAGCCGGGACCTCAGATCTCTCCTCCAaacaagcagcagcagcagcagcaatgttCTTCAGCCTCCGAACCTCTAGACAATAAGGTTGGCTATAGCCTGCAGGACTATGTGTAA